A genome region from Ahaetulla prasina isolate Xishuangbanna chromosome 8, ASM2864084v1, whole genome shotgun sequence includes the following:
- the NWD2 gene encoding NACHT and WD repeat domain-containing protein 2, with translation MWPAGTAGKLAAPRDSALRKAAFSGNLSALPLHLVPSGRSVRVFVSANPEDTVAERNALREHVYPKLREFCRENYGMEFQVIDLYWGLDPEEWDSPDLQKTRMRLLEDCLKTSAGPCFVGLLGEKYGSIRIPGEVESSEFEMILDAAIEAKLETKILEECYCRDENAVPPTYYLKPKPDILKSNPNMMEASCNPVSESKWQEISEEIKVMFKTAVKILYEKGKMRHSQAKRYLSSAIEDEFDFALGKQTPAFLKKCVCYIRKIANIERFVKSPEMEKYMDVLCGGGKFLRDPEALEKLIRLRDEFVPTIVASSNLRVYTSVTHCDIKYGYTQEVESHYIEGLGKQFYEDMIDIIQATVQQNFDIETDWIYDEILQHTSLCRTYSSFYEYRCEARTIMRKYLLPKKMGHINPLIVYGGPCTGKTFLLAEVARKAYAWLKEEMGPESDPVVIIRFIGSTEMSSDLRTLLRSICEQIAVNYRCLVQSYPKKTHDLRDLLINLLNESSFHRPLVLIFDALEQLADHEDARKLWWLPVHLPRSVRIILSTLPNKHGILQKLKSLIREEDSYVELTTRDRKTCSQVLKQQLLQVKRKVTSGQQIYVNEAFSKCTLPMFVNLTFREVRSWRSHKDVDGSSLCVTVHDGIEQMFWSLQNVCGPRLLSRALGYITMSKAGLSEMELEDILALDNSIMLELSQRIRSLNPLRVPYVYIAKLKEGLTGYLIERQVKNVTLLVWANRHLQLIAQKIYLHREEDVHEMHAVIAEYFLGVWSGGRRKSLYGEDQYLNGCLDSDCRSMNNEDRHMMDLMNFDRQSPEQPWVFQCNPLEPDIFFINHRKMTELLHHLTKCGKSDDILYGVIMNFSWLYTMIKIGQFDKALSDVELAYNYSQEKELKFLATTLRAIKYKVIKYPGTLSAELQQRLLPVVSSLPKLRQLLLECDKDGPKYCSIVPLHSSMDVTYSPERLPLSSSCSQVTEILPTFNPSIVIVALENGSISTWDIETRQLLRQITTAQSVILGMKLTSDEKYLVVATTKNTLLIYDNLNSCLLSEVEIKGSKHSGIGVSSSFINGFALSVNHVLSWLEASKDITVIDLLYGWPLHQFHCWYEVTCVQCSGDGMYAFCGQHLNTASIFHLGSGDKLATVTSEFSGGFVKFLLVLDAAQEMVMVDSEGALSIWNTEEIAHPQLMDDFDCRRGDSEFVSLELAEDQSAILICKSLGIDLLDTSMWKVAEKFRAKRNERFISAALSKNGDCIIASIENTSAIFVWKRDTGQCMATLQEISGNIVRLMKSNHHNMLLSLSTSGVLSVWDIDIITAMSNIDKTGKPIQRLVLPAKGEAIYTLDGSEAIHKWNFNTGFIEAIFKHESLVENCVLTSNGKLMITSDDKCSQYVWQTGSGENLFRINGQRICQLLITHNDQFVVSLCEQNASRVWRLSTGHRVCNILVSLQNAFITTANTFVVGMTKNKVLVVSLWTGSITKKFSCDDGITIVDLKLIPDCPDIVVFITSAEIVNIYSLTEEVISRRLQLPNSFLKTLEDFEISPNGKLGILSRGDENINILDLHSGKLRVVHASGIIWRQKLSQDGRYLVYICFRSGEDDEDNSAISILIVMRLADGKNIGACSLYKTPTFLTLSQRHLNIIVGFDDGSIATYTVVDRVDAALKIKIATSNSRQIFSNAAQMMKPKCHHYSFKATADCIWRESTEVFARDSPITVVDAETSDATPTKKHNYCYDKVCSAIDCRVFTAGN, from the exons GGTCTTCTGGGAGAAAAGTATGGAAGCATCCGAATCCCAGGCGAAGTGGAATCCTCAGAATTCGAAATGATTCTGGATGCGGCGATTGAGGCCAAACTGGAAACCAAGATTTTGGAAGAGTGCTACTGCCGGGATGAGAACGCGGTGCCCCCAACTTATTACCTCAAACCGAAACCTGACATTCTGAAGAGCAATCCCAATATG ATggaagcctcctgcaaccctgtcAGTGAGAGCAAATGGCAGGAGATATCAGAAGAAATTAAGGTGATGTTTAAGACAGCCGTGAAGATACTGTATGAAAAGGGGAAAATGAGACACAGTCAAGCAAAACGCTATCTTTCCTCTG ctATCGAAGACGAATTCGATTTTGCCTTAGGAAAACAAACCCCAGCTTTCTTAAAGAAGTGCGTCTGCTATATCCGGAAGATTGCTAACATCGAACGTTTTGTGAAGTCTCCCGAGATGGAGAAATACATGGACGTGCTTTGCGGAGGCGGGAAGTTTCTGAGGGATCCAGAAGCGCTTGAGAAACTCATCCGACTCAGGGACGAATTTGTACCTACCATTGTGGCTTCGTCCAACTTGAGAGTCTACACTTCCGTCACCCATTGTGACATCAAGTACGGTTACACCCAAGAGGTGGAGAGCCACTACATCGAAGGTCTCGGCAAACAGTTCTACGAAGACATGATCGACATCATCCAAGCAACAGTCCAACAGAATTTCGACATAGAGACGGACTGGATTTATGACGAGATCCTGCAACACACCTCTCTGTGTAGAACCTACTCTTCCTTCTACGAATATAGATGTGAGGCCAGAACTATCATGCGGAAATACCTCCTGCCGAAGAAAATGGGCCACATTAATCCTCTGATCGTCTATGGAGGGCCGTGTACcggaaaaacatttttattagcagAGGTGGCAAGGAAG GCTTATGCTTGGCTGAAGGAAGAGATGGGACCAGAATCGGATCCTGTGGTGATCATCAGATTTATAGGATCTACAGAGATGAGCTCAGACCTGAGGACTCTGCTTCGAAGTATTTGTGAACAGATAGCGGTCAACTATCGATGCCTCGTGCAAAGCTACCCAAAAAAGACCCACGATCTCCGAGACTTGCTCATTAACCTTTTGAACGAGTCTTCTTTTCATCGGCCCCTGGTTTTAATCTTTGACGCTCTGGAACAGCTGGCTGATCACGAGGACGCGAGGAAATTATGGTGGCTCCCGGTTCACCTGCCTCGTTCGGTGCGAATTATCTTGTCCACGCTACCGAACAAACACGGCATCCTGCAAAAACTGAAGAGCCTTATCCGCGAGGAAGACAGCTACGTCGAGTTGACCACGAGGGACAGAAAGACGTGCAGTCAAGTCCTCAAGCAACAGTTGCTCCAAGTGAAGAGAAAAGTCACGTCGGGCCAACAGATCTATGTCAACGAAGCTTTCTCTAAATGCACTCTGCCGATGTTTGTAAACTTAACCTTCCGAGAAGTTCGAAGTTGGAGATCTCACAAGGATGTCGATGGGTCTTCCCTCTGCGTCACTGTTCATGACGGCATAGAGCAGATGTTCTGGTCTCTGCAGAACGTCTGTGGACCGAGACTTTTATCCCGAGCCCTTGGCTATATCACAATGTCAAAAGCTGGCTTGAGTGAAATGGAATTGGAAGACATTCTAGCGCTCGATAACAGCATCATGCTCGAACTAAGTCAACGCATCAGAAGCCTCAATCCGTTGAGAGTACCTTACGTCTACATCGCAAAACTAAAAGAAGGGTTAACGGGATACCTGATAGAAAGACAAGTGAAGAACGTAACGCTTTTAGTCTGGGCTAATCGACATCTACAGCTGATTGCCCAGAAGATTTACCTTCACAGGGAAGAAGATGTGCATGAAATGCACGCTGTTATTGCGGAGTATTTTTTAGGGGTTTGGTCCGGAGGCCGAAGGAAATCTCTTTACGGCGAAGATCAATATCTGAACGGCTGCCTGGACAGTGACTGCAGGAGTATGAACAACGAAGATAGGCACATGATGGACCTCATGAATTTCGACAGGCAGTCTCCCGAACAGCCTTGGGTCTTCCAGTGTAATCCTTTGGAACCCGACATTTTTTTCATTAACCACCGGAAAATGACCGAGCTTTTGCACCACCTGACCAAGTGCGGGAAATCCGATGACATTTTATACGGCGTCATCATGAACTTCAGCTGGCTCTATACCATGATCAAAATTGGACAGTTCGACAAAGCCCTTTCGGATGTGGAGCTGGCCTACAACTACTCGCAGGAAAAAGAGCTGAAGTTTCTAGCAACCACCCTACGGGCCATCAAATACAAAGTCATAAAATACCCAGGGACCCTCTCGGCTGAATTACAACAGAGGCTACTCCCGGTAGTCAGTTCCTTGCCCAAACTGAGACAGCTGCTTCTAGAGTGCGACAAAGATGGCCCTAAGTATTGTTCTATTGTTCCACTTCATTCTTCTATGGATGTCACTTATAGTCCTGAAAGGCTACCTCTGTCCTCCAGCTGCTCTCAAGTAACCGAAATCCTACCTACCTTCAACCCAAGTATAGTTATTGTTGCTCTAGAAAATGGGTCCATCAGTACCTGGGATATCGAGACTCGCCAACTCCTCAGGCAAATTACAACCGCTCAGTCGGTTATTTTGGGCATGAAACTGACGAGCGATGAAAAATACCTTGTGGTGGCCACCACCAAAAACACGCTCTTGATTTATGACAATCTAAACTCTTGTCTTCTCTCCGAGGTGGAAATTAAAGGATCAAAGCATAGCGGAATTGGAGTGAGTTCAAGTTTCATAAATGGGTTTGCCCTCTCTGTAAACCATGTGCTCTCATGGTTGGAAGCTAGTAAGGACATCACGGTGATCGATTTACTGTACGGATGGCCACTTCATCAGTTCCACTGTTGGTATGAAGTCACCTGCGTCCAGTGTTCAGGAGATGGGATGTACGCTTTCTGTGGACAGCATCTGAACACGGCATCGATATTTCATTTGGGCAGCGGTGACAAGCTGGCCACGGTGACCTCTGAATTCTCGGGAGGGTTTGTCAAGTTTCTTCTCGTCTTAGATGCCGCTCAGGAGATGGTCATGGTGGACAGCGAAGGGGCTCTTTCTATTTGGAACACAGAGGAAATTGCCCACCCTCAATTAATGGATGACTTTGATTGCAGGAGGGGGGATAGCGAATTTGTCAGCCTTGAACTTGCTGAAGACCAAAGCGCCATTCTAATCTGCAAGTCCCTCGGGATTGACCTCCTGGACACGAGCATGTGGAAAGTCGCGGAAAAGTTTAGAGCGAAAAGGAATGAGCGCTTCATCTCGGCCGCATTATCCAAGAACGGAGATTGCATCATTGCATCTATTGAAAATACCTCTGCCATTTTCGTTTGGAAAAGAGATACTGGGCAGTGCATGGCGACCTTACAAGAAATCTCAGGAAACATTGTCCGATTGATGAAGTCAAACCATCACAACATGTTGCTCTCCCTGTCCACCAGCGGGGTCCTTTCGGTCTGGGACATCGACATTATCACTGCAATGTCCAACATTGACAAAACAGGCAAGCCGATCCAAAGACTGGTTTTGCCCGCCAAGGGGGAAGCGATTTACACCCTGGATGGATCCGAAGCTATCCATAAATGGAACTTCAACACAGGATTCATTGAAGCAATATTTAAGCACGAAAGCTTGGTTGAAAACTGTGTCCTGACTTCCAACGGGAAATTGATGATTACGTCTGATGACAAATGCAGCCAGTATGTGTGGCAAACGGGTTCTGGCGAAAATCTCTTCCGCATCAACGGGCAAAGAATATGCCAACTGTTGATAACCCACAACGACCAGTTTGTGGTCTCCCTCTGTGAGCAAAACGCATCCAGGGTTTGGAGGCTGTCTACCGGACACCGCGTGTGCAACATTCTTGTGTCCTTGCAGAATGCGTTTATCACCACTGCAAACACCTTTGTAGTTGGCATGACCAAGAACAAAGTCTTAGTGGTCAGCCTGTGGACCGGTAGCATAACCAAGAAGTTTTCTTGTGATGATGGCATCACCATTGTGgatctcaaactcatcccagactgCCCGGATATCGTTGTCTTTATAACATCTGCTGAAATCGTGAACATCTACAGTCTTACCGAGGAAGTCATCTCTAGACGTTTACAGCTGCCTAATAGTTTCTTGAAAACGTTAGAGGATTTCGAAATATCGCCCAATGGAAAACTGGGGATTCTTTCCCGTGGGGATGAGAACATCAACATCCTGGACCTTCACAGCGGCAAACTTCGAGTGGTCCACGCGTCGGGCATCATCTGGCGGCAGAAGCTGTCTCAGGACGGACGCTACCTGGTGTACATTTGTTTTCGCAGCGGGGAAGATGATGAGGATAACAGCGCCATCTCCATCTTAATTGTCATGAGGTTGGCAGATGGCAAAAACATCGGGGCATGCTCGCTTTACAAAACCCCCACTTTCCTAACTCTTTCCCAGAGGCACCTCAACATCATCGTGGGCTTCGACGACGGAAGCATCGCCACGTACACCGTGGTGGATCGCGTGGATGCCGCCCTGAAAATCAAAATCGCGACTTCCAACAGCCGGCAGATTTTCAGCAACGCCGCTCAGATGATGAAGCCAAAGTGTCACCATTACAGCTTCAAGGCGACCGCGGACTGCATCTGGAGAGAATCGACGGAGGTGTTTGCGCGAGACAGTCCCATCACGGTGGTGGATGCCGAAACCAGCGACGCCACTCCCACCAAAAAACACAACTATTGCTACGACAAAGTGTGTTCCGCCATAGACTGCAGAGTATTTACCGCTGGCAACTGA